Proteins co-encoded in one Arachis hypogaea cultivar Tifrunner chromosome 13, arahy.Tifrunner.gnm2.J5K5, whole genome shotgun sequence genomic window:
- the LOC112732592 gene encoding uncharacterized protein, producing the protein MAAVLVREEDKTQRPVYLISKTLQGAETRYTKLEKLAYALLISSRRLKQYFQGHTIILRTDQAIRQVLQKPDLAGRMMAWAVELSQYDLQYEPRQAIQAQAMADFLVEVTGEAPDVPNTRWKLHVDGASNQTFGGAGIILENSAGIAFEQSIKFEFSVSNNQAEYEALIGGLMLAKEVGASRLEVNSDSQVVSSQVNGSYQARDMLLQKYLEKVKELCKGFKEVTIQHVPRERNARADLLSKLASTKPGTGNRSLIQGLATEPAIVMCATQAPNPPSWLDPISRYLEHAETPPNQKEAEFIKREAPKYTIIQGQLYKRGLHQPLLKCLRPDQTDYVLREVHEGCCGHHIGGRSLARKIIRAGYYWPTMMSDAQEFVKKCKKCQENANFHKAPPEELNLMLAPRPFAQWGVDLLGPFPPRPGQVKYLIVAIDYFTKWVEAEPLASISAANCQKFMWKQVVTRFGIPEAVISDNGT; encoded by the coding sequence ATGGCCGCAGTACTAGTCAGAGAGGAAGATAAGACCCAACGACCAGTATACCTCATCAGCAAAACACTTCAAGGGGCAGAGACAAGATACACAAAGCTGGAGAAGCTAGCCTATGCCCTACTAATCTCATCAAGAAGACTGAAACAATATTTCCAAGGACACACAATCATCCTAAGGACCGACCAAGCCATCCGACAAGTCCTCCAGAAACCCGACCTGGCGGGAAGGATGATGGCATGGGCAGTAGAGCTATCCCAATACGACTTACAGTATGAACCAAGGCAAGCAATCCAAGCCCAAGCCATGGCCGACTTCCTCGTTGAGGTCACAGGGGAAGCACCCGACGTACCGAatacacggtggaagctccatgttgACGGAGCATCCAATCAAACGTTCGGAGGAGCTGGAATCATCCTCGAGAACTCGGCTGGCATAGCCTTCGAGCAATCCATCAAGTTCGAATTTTCAGTCTCCAACAACCAAGCCgagtatgaagccttgatagGGGGACTGATGCTAGCCAAAGAAGTCGGAGCATCAAGATTGGAAGTCAACAGCGACTCCCAAGTCGTTAGTTCCCAAGTAAACGGCAGCTATCAGGCCAGGGACATGCTGCTACAGAAATACTTGGAAAAAGTAAAAGAACTATGCAAAGGCTTCAAGGAAGTAACAATCCAACATGTTCCTAGAGAAAGGAATGCCCGAGCCGACCTCCTCTCCAAGCTCGCAAGCACTAAACCCGGCACGGGAAACAGATCTCTGATCCAAGGGCTGGCAACAGAACCTGCGATCGTCATGTGCGCAACCCAAGCTCCAAACCCGCCCTCGTGGTTAGACCCGATCTCCCGATATCTAGAGCACGCAGAAACACCTCCCAACCAAAAGGAGGCGGAATTTATCAAAAGGGAGGCCCCCAAGTACACGATCATACAGGGACAGCTGTACAAGCGAGGGCTCCACCAACCACTATTAAAATGCCTGCGCCCCGACCAGACAGACTACGTCCTGAGGGAGGTACACGAGGGGTGTTGTGGTCACCATATCGGGGGAAGATCTCTAGCAAGGAAAATCATCAGGGCAGGATACTACTGGCCCACCATGATGTCAGATGCTCAGGAATTCGTAAAGAAGTGTAAAAAATGCCAGGAaaatgccaacttccacaaagcGCCTCCCGAGGAACTCAATCTAATGTTGGCCCCCCGACCTTTCGCCcagtggggagtcgacctcctggGCCCATTTCCCCCAAGACCCGGGCAGGTGAAGTACTTAATAGTAGCAATAGATTATTTCACCAAGTGGGTAGAAGCAGAACCACTAGCCAGCATATCCGCAGCGAACTGCCAAAAGTTCATGTGGAAACAAGTGGTCACAAGATTCGGGATACCGGAAGCCGTCATATCAGACAACGGGACCTAg
- the LOC112737091 gene encoding disease resistance protein Roq1 isoform X1, which produces MANRASTSGTMATNYDVFLSFRGEDTRHGFTGHLYDALCRKGLNTFIDDENLRTGETIRPQLLHSIEASKISIIVFSTNYAASTWCLDELVQILRCHRERNQLVFPVFYKVEPSDVRHQRNTYKEAMDAHGIRFGCHSQKVKEWKEALDETSNMKGFHLKQGYEFKFIQEIVKKALTRIPPRKLLIGDYMVGMQTRVEEVESDLYSWDRVLSNGESPKRKHYNNNTMLGIVGIGGSGKTTLAKALYNSICDQFECACFLFNVRKILDQEEGLVRLQQTLLSKLLGEWEIKVRSVEEGISKIKEKLSKKRALIVLDDVDKIEQLKALAGECDWFSYGTRIVITTRDKYLLAAHEVEKIYETKLLSDPESLELFCWNAFKMTRPKENYEDLSNQAIHYAQGLPLALKVIGSNLINKNLEEWKSALDKYEKNPPKDIQSVLRVSYDSLEGNEKDIFLDIACFFNGKKWEYVKNVLHGCGMFTEDGIRILVDKSLLTINDGYLRMHDLIQNMGREIVKQEAPKEVRDRSRLWFHEDVLELLPDDKENKKIEGIKLVQCEEHDWTDNAFEKMKKLRILILRNTNLSCRTIPLPEQLRLLDWKGYPSNSIPSNLKKIVAFSLRHSPLTLEKPFQKFKHLTYMNFSHCESITQFPNVSEAQSLRKLILNGCINLVSFDESVGVLPNLTYLRASRCTKLRKFLSRICLPSLEHLSFNWCARLGLFPLIVEMMNKPLKICLKATAIEELPDSFVDLVGLRYLDLTSCEKLGYLPSSLFMLPNFVTLKVGGCPQLGRSFAGFRESLSTTAESRPILKTLHFSHASLCDKDLQLIMQSFPNLEVLNVSSNNFVSIPACVQELSYLTSLDLSYCLNLQKIPELPSSVREVDLRHCNSLSAKTRSMLWSQVCKERYKLQVVMPTPNTKIPKWWDYHGSWRRDLNFKARGKFPVVALAIAFGEMKYQPVRLHLSIDSRDVSSAYQPSHNFRVAENHVLFCNLRVLFSDEEWKRLDAHVEHDNEWKTVKVKCVPDIIPLQWGLYVYKEQTSMEGIRFGGRQQTVHRLNFRRLLSAEELASFSKSLKTVVKNLKRLMAPREEEQCFCLMQHDRDKDKDEDEEEEGESDMEA; this is translated from the exons ATGGCAAATCGAGCTTCAACTTCTGGGACCATGGCTACTAACTACGATGTCTTTCTGAGTTTCAGGGGTGAAGACACGCGTCATGGATTCACAGGTCATCTCTATGATGCTCTCTGCCGCAAAGGACTCAACACCTTCATCGATGATGAGAATCTCAGAACAGGAGAAACAATTCGACCTCAACTCCTTCATTCCATTGAAGCCTCAAAGATCTCCATTATTGTTTTCTCAACAAACTATGCAGCTTCAACATGGTGCCTTGATGAACTCGTCCAGATCCTGCGGTGTCACAGGGAAAGGAACCAGCTTGTGTTTCCGGTCTTCTACAAAGTAGAACCCTCAGATGTACGGCATCAGAGGAACACTTACAAGGAAGCCATGGATGCTCATGGAATCAGGTTTGGTTGTCACTCTCAGAAGGTGAAAGAATGGAAGGAAGCTTTGGACGAAACATCCAACATGAAAGGATTTCATTTGAAACAAGG GTATGAATTCAAGTTTATTCAAGAAATTGTGAAAAAGGCATTGACTCGTATACCTCCAAGAAAATTACTTATTGGGGATTATATGGTTGGAATGCAAACTCGAGTTGAAGAAGTGGAGTCAGATCTATATTCTTGGGACAGGGTATTATCCAATGGCGAATCACCCAAAAGAAAGCACTACAACAACAATACCATGTTGGGGATTGTTGGAATTGGTGGGAGTGGAAAGACGACGCTTGCCAAAGCCTTGTATAACTCCATCTGCGACCAGTTTGAATGTGCttgttttcttttcaatgttagaaaaattttagatcaaGAAGAGGGCCTAGTACGTCTACAGCAAACGCTCCTCTCAAAGTTGCTTGGGGAGTGGGAAATCAAGGTCCGCAGTGTTGAGGAAGGAATCAGTAAGATCAAAGAGAAACTTAGCAAAAAAAGAGCTCTTATTGTTCTTGATGATGTCGATAAGATAGAACAATTAAAAGCATTGGCAGGAGAATGTGATTGGTTTAGTTACGGGACTCGAATTGTTATAACAACAAGGGATAAATATCTTTTAGCAGCTCATGAAGTTGAAAAGATTTACGAGACGAAATTGTTAAGTGACCCTGAATCTCTAGAGCTCTTCTGTTGGAACGCCTTCAAAATGACAAGGCCCAAAGAAAACTATGAAGATCTATCCAATCAAGCAATACATTATGCCCAGGGCCTCCCATTAGCCTTAAAGGTTATAGGctctaatttgattaataaaaatttagaagAGTGGAAGTCTGCTTTGGACAAATATGAGAAGAATCCTCCTAaagacattcaaagtgttcttagagTAAGCTATGATAGTCTTGAAGGCAATGAAAAGGATATTTTTCTTGACATAGCATGCTTCTTCAATGGGAAGAAATGGGAATATGTAAAAAATGTATTACATGGATGTGGTATGTTTACAGAAGATGGTATTAGAATACTAGTTGATAAATCTCTCTTAACTATCAATGATGGTTACTTGAGGATGCATGATCTAATACAGAATATGGGTAGAGAGATTGTGAAGCAGGAGGCACCAAAAGAAGTTAGAGACCGCAGCAGATTATGGTTTCATGAAGATGTTCTTGAGCTACTACCCGATGATAAA gaaaataaaaaaattgaaggaaTAAAGCTTGTTCAATGTGAAGAACATGATTGGACTGACAATGCCTTTGAAAAGATGAAGAAACTTAGAATTCTCATTCTTCGGAACACAAACCTTTCATGTCGGACTATTCCTCTACCTGAGCAATTAAGGCTGCTTGATTGGAAGGGGTACCCTTCAAATTCTATTCCAtcgaacttaaaaaaaattgttgccTTCAGTTTACGTCATAGTCCTCTCACGTTGGAAAAGCCGTTTCAG AAGTTTAAGCATTTGACTTACATGAATTTCTCCCATTGTGAATCCATCACTCAGTTTCCTAATGTATCTGAAGCCCAAAGTTTAAGAAAATTGATACTCAATGGATGCATAAACTTGGTTAGCTTTGATGAATCAGTTGGAGTTCTCCCAAACCTTACATATTTGAGAGCTTCAAGGTGCACTAAATTAAGAAAGTTTCTTTCAAGAATTTGTCTGCCTTCACTAGAGCACCTTTCCTTTAACTGGTGTGCAAGACTTGGTCTCTTCCCACTCATAGTGGAAATGATGAATAAGCCATTAAAGATTTGTTTGAAAGCTACTGCTATTGAAGAGCTTCCAGATTCTTTTGTTGATCTTGTAGGACTTCGCTATTTAGATTTGACAAGTTGCGAGAAACTTGGTTATCTTCCAAGCAGCTTATTTATGCTGCCAAATTTTGTCACATTGAAAGTTGGAGGATGCCCTCAACTTGGTCGATCATTTGCAGGATTCAGAGAAAGCCTTTCAACTACTGCAGAGAGCCGTCCAATTTTAAAAACTCTGCATTTCAGCCATGCAAGTTTATGTGACAAAGATCTTCAATTAATTATGCAGAGTTTTCCAAACTTGGAAGTCTTAAATGTTTCATCAAACAACTTCGTGTCTATTCCAGCATGCGTTCAAGAATTGTCCTACTTGACAAGTTTGGATTTGAGTTACTGCCTAAATCTTCAAAAAATTCCAGAACTTCCCTCTAGTGTTAGGGAAGTGGATCTGAGACACTGCAATTCCTTAAGTGCAAAGACAAGAAGTATGCTATGGTCACAG GTGTGCAAAGAGAGATATAAATTACAAGTTGTGATGCCAACTCCCAATACAAAGATTCCAAAATGGTGGGACTATCATGGAAGTTGGAGGAGGGACCTGAATTTCAAGGCACGTGGCAAGTTCCCTGTTGTGGCTTTGGCAATTGCGTTTGGAGAAATGAAGTATCAACCTGTTAGGCTGCACTTGTCCATTGACTCTAGAGATGTAAGCTCTGCATACCAACCATCGCATAATTTCAGAGTTGCAGAAAATCATGTGTTGTTTTGCAACCTACGAGTATTGTTCAGTGATGAGGAGTGGAAGAGACTTGATGCACATGTTGAGCATGATAACGAATGGAAGACAGTGAAGGTGAAGTGTGTACCAGACATCATCCCACTTCAATGGGGACTGTATGTTTACAAGGAACAAACAAGCATGGAAGGTATCCGCTTTGGTGGAAGGCAACAAACAGTACATAGATTGAATTTCAGGAGATTACTTTCTGCTGAGGAACTTGCTAGCTTCTCAAAAAGCCTCAAAACTGTGGTAAAAAATTTGAAGCGGCTTATGGCTCCAAGAGAAGAAGAGCAATGCTTTTGCTTAATGCAACATGACAGAGATAAGGACAAAGACGAGgatgaggaagaggaaggagAGTCAGACATGGAAGCATAG
- the LOC112737091 gene encoding disease resistance protein Roq1 isoform X2: MANRASTSGTMATNYDVFLSFRGEDTRHGFTGHLYDALCRKGLNTFIDDENLRTGETIRPQLLHSIEASKISIIVFSTNYAASTWCLDELVQILRCHRERNQLVFPVFYKVEPSDVRHQRNTYKEAMDAHGIRFGCHSQKVKEWKEALDETSNMKGFHLKQGYEFKFIQEIVKKALTRIPPRKLLIGDYMVGMQTRVEEVESDLYSWDRVLSNGESPKRKHYNNNTMLGIVGIGGSGKTTLAKALYNSICDQFECACFLFNVRKILDQEEGLVRLQQTLLSKLLGEWEIKVRSVEEGISKIKEKLSKKRALIVLDDVDKIEQLKALAGECDWFSYGTRIVITTRDKYLLAAHEVEKIYETKLLSDPESLELFCWNAFKMTRPKENYEDLSNQAIHYAQGLPLALKVIGSNLINKNLEEWKSALDKYEKNPPKDIQSVLRVSYDSLEGNEKDIFLDIACFFNGKKWEYVKNVLHGCGMFTEDGIRILVDKSLLTINDGYLRMHDLIQNMGREIVKQEAPKEVRDRSRLWFHEDVLELLPDDKENKKIEGIKLVQCEEHDWTDNAFEKMKKLRILILRNTNLSCRTIPLPEQLRLLDWKGYPSNSIPSNLKKIVAFSLRHSPLTLEKPFQFPNVSEAQSLRKLILNGCINLVSFDESVGVLPNLTYLRASRCTKLRKFLSRICLPSLEHLSFNWCARLGLFPLIVEMMNKPLKICLKATAIEELPDSFVDLVGLRYLDLTSCEKLGYLPSSLFMLPNFVTLKVGGCPQLGRSFAGFRESLSTTAESRPILKTLHFSHASLCDKDLQLIMQSFPNLEVLNVSSNNFVSIPACVQELSYLTSLDLSYCLNLQKIPELPSSVREVDLRHCNSLSAKTRSMLWSQVCKERYKLQVVMPTPNTKIPKWWDYHGSWRRDLNFKARGKFPVVALAIAFGEMKYQPVRLHLSIDSRDVSSAYQPSHNFRVAENHVLFCNLRVLFSDEEWKRLDAHVEHDNEWKTVKVKCVPDIIPLQWGLYVYKEQTSMEGIRFGGRQQTVHRLNFRRLLSAEELASFSKSLKTVVKNLKRLMAPREEEQCFCLMQHDRDKDKDEDEEEEGESDMEA; this comes from the exons ATGGCAAATCGAGCTTCAACTTCTGGGACCATGGCTACTAACTACGATGTCTTTCTGAGTTTCAGGGGTGAAGACACGCGTCATGGATTCACAGGTCATCTCTATGATGCTCTCTGCCGCAAAGGACTCAACACCTTCATCGATGATGAGAATCTCAGAACAGGAGAAACAATTCGACCTCAACTCCTTCATTCCATTGAAGCCTCAAAGATCTCCATTATTGTTTTCTCAACAAACTATGCAGCTTCAACATGGTGCCTTGATGAACTCGTCCAGATCCTGCGGTGTCACAGGGAAAGGAACCAGCTTGTGTTTCCGGTCTTCTACAAAGTAGAACCCTCAGATGTACGGCATCAGAGGAACACTTACAAGGAAGCCATGGATGCTCATGGAATCAGGTTTGGTTGTCACTCTCAGAAGGTGAAAGAATGGAAGGAAGCTTTGGACGAAACATCCAACATGAAAGGATTTCATTTGAAACAAGG GTATGAATTCAAGTTTATTCAAGAAATTGTGAAAAAGGCATTGACTCGTATACCTCCAAGAAAATTACTTATTGGGGATTATATGGTTGGAATGCAAACTCGAGTTGAAGAAGTGGAGTCAGATCTATATTCTTGGGACAGGGTATTATCCAATGGCGAATCACCCAAAAGAAAGCACTACAACAACAATACCATGTTGGGGATTGTTGGAATTGGTGGGAGTGGAAAGACGACGCTTGCCAAAGCCTTGTATAACTCCATCTGCGACCAGTTTGAATGTGCttgttttcttttcaatgttagaaaaattttagatcaaGAAGAGGGCCTAGTACGTCTACAGCAAACGCTCCTCTCAAAGTTGCTTGGGGAGTGGGAAATCAAGGTCCGCAGTGTTGAGGAAGGAATCAGTAAGATCAAAGAGAAACTTAGCAAAAAAAGAGCTCTTATTGTTCTTGATGATGTCGATAAGATAGAACAATTAAAAGCATTGGCAGGAGAATGTGATTGGTTTAGTTACGGGACTCGAATTGTTATAACAACAAGGGATAAATATCTTTTAGCAGCTCATGAAGTTGAAAAGATTTACGAGACGAAATTGTTAAGTGACCCTGAATCTCTAGAGCTCTTCTGTTGGAACGCCTTCAAAATGACAAGGCCCAAAGAAAACTATGAAGATCTATCCAATCAAGCAATACATTATGCCCAGGGCCTCCCATTAGCCTTAAAGGTTATAGGctctaatttgattaataaaaatttagaagAGTGGAAGTCTGCTTTGGACAAATATGAGAAGAATCCTCCTAaagacattcaaagtgttcttagagTAAGCTATGATAGTCTTGAAGGCAATGAAAAGGATATTTTTCTTGACATAGCATGCTTCTTCAATGGGAAGAAATGGGAATATGTAAAAAATGTATTACATGGATGTGGTATGTTTACAGAAGATGGTATTAGAATACTAGTTGATAAATCTCTCTTAACTATCAATGATGGTTACTTGAGGATGCATGATCTAATACAGAATATGGGTAGAGAGATTGTGAAGCAGGAGGCACCAAAAGAAGTTAGAGACCGCAGCAGATTATGGTTTCATGAAGATGTTCTTGAGCTACTACCCGATGATAAA gaaaataaaaaaattgaaggaaTAAAGCTTGTTCAATGTGAAGAACATGATTGGACTGACAATGCCTTTGAAAAGATGAAGAAACTTAGAATTCTCATTCTTCGGAACACAAACCTTTCATGTCGGACTATTCCTCTACCTGAGCAATTAAGGCTGCTTGATTGGAAGGGGTACCCTTCAAATTCTATTCCAtcgaacttaaaaaaaattgttgccTTCAGTTTACGTCATAGTCCTCTCACGTTGGAAAAGCCGTTTCAG TTTCCTAATGTATCTGAAGCCCAAAGTTTAAGAAAATTGATACTCAATGGATGCATAAACTTGGTTAGCTTTGATGAATCAGTTGGAGTTCTCCCAAACCTTACATATTTGAGAGCTTCAAGGTGCACTAAATTAAGAAAGTTTCTTTCAAGAATTTGTCTGCCTTCACTAGAGCACCTTTCCTTTAACTGGTGTGCAAGACTTGGTCTCTTCCCACTCATAGTGGAAATGATGAATAAGCCATTAAAGATTTGTTTGAAAGCTACTGCTATTGAAGAGCTTCCAGATTCTTTTGTTGATCTTGTAGGACTTCGCTATTTAGATTTGACAAGTTGCGAGAAACTTGGTTATCTTCCAAGCAGCTTATTTATGCTGCCAAATTTTGTCACATTGAAAGTTGGAGGATGCCCTCAACTTGGTCGATCATTTGCAGGATTCAGAGAAAGCCTTTCAACTACTGCAGAGAGCCGTCCAATTTTAAAAACTCTGCATTTCAGCCATGCAAGTTTATGTGACAAAGATCTTCAATTAATTATGCAGAGTTTTCCAAACTTGGAAGTCTTAAATGTTTCATCAAACAACTTCGTGTCTATTCCAGCATGCGTTCAAGAATTGTCCTACTTGACAAGTTTGGATTTGAGTTACTGCCTAAATCTTCAAAAAATTCCAGAACTTCCCTCTAGTGTTAGGGAAGTGGATCTGAGACACTGCAATTCCTTAAGTGCAAAGACAAGAAGTATGCTATGGTCACAG GTGTGCAAAGAGAGATATAAATTACAAGTTGTGATGCCAACTCCCAATACAAAGATTCCAAAATGGTGGGACTATCATGGAAGTTGGAGGAGGGACCTGAATTTCAAGGCACGTGGCAAGTTCCCTGTTGTGGCTTTGGCAATTGCGTTTGGAGAAATGAAGTATCAACCTGTTAGGCTGCACTTGTCCATTGACTCTAGAGATGTAAGCTCTGCATACCAACCATCGCATAATTTCAGAGTTGCAGAAAATCATGTGTTGTTTTGCAACCTACGAGTATTGTTCAGTGATGAGGAGTGGAAGAGACTTGATGCACATGTTGAGCATGATAACGAATGGAAGACAGTGAAGGTGAAGTGTGTACCAGACATCATCCCACTTCAATGGGGACTGTATGTTTACAAGGAACAAACAAGCATGGAAGGTATCCGCTTTGGTGGAAGGCAACAAACAGTACATAGATTGAATTTCAGGAGATTACTTTCTGCTGAGGAACTTGCTAGCTTCTCAAAAAGCCTCAAAACTGTGGTAAAAAATTTGAAGCGGCTTATGGCTCCAAGAGAAGAAGAGCAATGCTTTTGCTTAATGCAACATGACAGAGATAAGGACAAAGACGAGgatgaggaagaggaaggagAGTCAGACATGGAAGCATAG
- the LOC140177428 gene encoding indole-3-acetic acid-induced protein ARG7-like, producing the protein MGFHLAGIRRKLSFNSNQASSKALEVPKGHLAVYVGENMKRFLIPVSSLNQTSFQELLSQAEEEFGYDHPMGGLTIPCSEEAFLDLTSCLI; encoded by the coding sequence ATGGGTTTTCATTTAGCTGGTATCAGAAGAAAGCTATCATTTAATTCGAACCAAGCATCTTCAAAAGCTTTAGAAGTCCCAAAAGGCCATCTTGCTGTCTATGTTGGAGAGAATATGAAGCGGTTTCTGATTCCCGTTTCGTCTTTGAACCAGACTTCGTTTCAAGAATTACTAAGCCAAGCAgaagaagaatttggatatgaTCATCCAATGGGTGGTCTCACTATTCCATGCAGTGAGGAAGCTTTCTTGGACCTCACTTCTTGCTTAATATAA